Proteins encoded together in one Ammospiza nelsoni isolate bAmmNel1 chromosome Z, bAmmNel1.pri, whole genome shotgun sequence window:
- the CENPH gene encoding centromere protein H, with protein sequence MAGLSRESAPAPAPAPAPVPVPVPAPAPAPTRELELTPAPALYQGCGDGSGDLDVPTLVRMRDQLKEQLIEHNTAILAGQENFLDHEIEENFSQSATQNLKRDLEDAKVSLQNRTLALQRTQIVDALRNKLKQDDEDSRLILAKMRHILLLSWTIIDYQQQIHQKEQQLIDIKTERLSLTKYGGEKLQQIHTMKKRQKEKQAYVNVCETEKMLYKLEKERWITTIIQHVFQNIIIGSRINWAEDESLKAIVLQLEKNVVSQ encoded by the exons ATGGCGGGGCTGAGCCGGGAgtcggccccggccccggccccggccccggccccggtcccggtcccggtccccgCCCCGGCTCCGGCTCCGACCCGAGAGCTGGAGCTGACTCCGGCCCCGGCGTTGTACCAGGGCTGCGGCGACGGCTCCGGCGACTTGGATGTCCCCACTCTGGTCCG CATGAGGGACCAACTGAAGGAGCAGCTCATAGAGCACAACACGGCTATTCTTGCCG GTCAGGAAAATTTCCTTGATCATGAAATTGAAGAAAACTTTAGCCAGAG TGCCACACAAAATTTGAAAAGAGATCTAGAAGATGCAAAAGTCTCTTTACAGAACAGGACGTTGGCCTTGCAAAG GACCCAAATTGTGGATGCCCTCAGAAACAAATTGAAACAAGATGATGAGGACTCACG TCTGATCCTGGCAAAAATGCGACACATACTATTGCTCAGCTGGACAATAATTGACTATCAGCAG caaaTACATCAGAAGGAACAGCAGCTGATTGACATTAAAACAGAAAGACTCT CACTGACAAAATATGGAGGAGAGAAACTACAGCAAATTCATACCAtgaagaaaaggcaaaaggagaAACAAGCATATGTGAATGTATGTGAAACAGAGAAGATGCTTtataaattagaaaaagaaagatggaTTACTACAATAATTCAACATGTGTTCCAG AACATCATAATTGGAAGCAGAATTAACTGGGCAGAAGATGAATCTTTAAAGGCAATTGTTCTACAGCTTGAAAAAAATGTAGTAAGTCAGTGA